From one Triticum urartu cultivar G1812 chromosome 3, Tu2.1, whole genome shotgun sequence genomic stretch:
- the LOC125546790 gene encoding uncharacterized protein LOC125546790 has protein sequence MAYAHPCLSSNLVSILIPLDLVIDMIWFRPESDALSLEEVVESLVPPPVSTALTGGDMVAEQEAVEQEWAVDSVEAQILAARVAAAMDRREISPPTSNLSTGKMNPRAPEWNKRLKIVLLHRAEHRAQTMSKAKCYKTCANALTGLKYLVSKLNISSWMCSRAVVRFERQRAFISFGSTVISSLAWYMKWEFALIQGV, from the exons ATGGCCTACGCACATCCTTGCTTGTCTAGCAATCTAGTCTCTATTCTTATTCCCCTGGATTTAGTGATTGACATGATTTGGTTTCGGCCTGAATCAGATGCACTTTCCCTGGAGGAGGTCGTAGAGAGCTTGGTGCCACCCCCTGTGTCGACAGCACTGACGGGAGGCGATATGGTGGCGGAGCAGGAGGCGGTGGAGCAGGAATGGGCGGTGGACAGTGTCGAAGCTCAGATCTTGGCGGCCAGGGTAGCGGCGGCCATGGATAGGAGAGAGATCTCACCCCCGACGTCAAATTTGTCAACTGGGAAGATGAATCCCCGTGCTCCTGAATGGAATAAGAG GCTGAAGATAGTGCTGCTGCACCGAGCAGAACACCGTGCCCAAACCATGAGCAAAGCCAAGTGCTACAAAACATGTGCAAATGCGCTTACGGGCCTCAAATATCTTGTCAGCAAATTAAACATCTCAAGCTGGATGTGCTCGCGTGCAGTTGTAAGGTTCGAGAGGCAACGAGCCTTTATTTCCTTCGGTAGCACTGTCATCTCATCGCTCGCCTGGTACATGAAATGGGAGTTTGCATTGATACAGGGAGTATGA